A window of the Haloarcula litorea genome harbors these coding sequences:
- a CDS encoding SDR family oxidoreductase — MSVSFDMDGEVALVTGVGGALGSSVANAFEEAGATVCGADVVEPDSEDFQLSDPDRIDFYQGDFTDEDDVADVVESVVDDHGRLDYLLNIAGTWRGGDPLDETEADTFDFLFDVNLKTMFLASKHALPHLRETEGAVVSVSARSSLEGGEGDGIYRATKAGVRLLTETVAEENLGTVRANSVMPSVIDTPMNREMMPDADFDEWVDPRDIAAVMLFLCSDAASVTSGAAVPVYGEA; from the coding sequence ATGTCTGTCAGCTTCGATATGGACGGTGAGGTCGCACTCGTCACGGGCGTCGGCGGCGCGCTCGGGAGTTCCGTCGCCAACGCCTTCGAGGAGGCCGGCGCGACGGTCTGCGGGGCCGACGTCGTCGAGCCCGACAGCGAGGACTTCCAGCTGTCGGACCCCGACCGCATCGACTTCTACCAGGGGGACTTCACCGACGAGGACGACGTCGCCGACGTGGTCGAGTCGGTGGTCGACGACCACGGTCGGCTGGACTACCTGCTCAACATCGCGGGCACCTGGCGCGGCGGCGACCCCCTCGACGAGACGGAGGCCGACACCTTCGACTTCCTGTTCGACGTGAACCTCAAGACGATGTTCCTCGCCTCGAAACACGCGCTGCCACACCTCCGGGAGACCGAGGGGGCCGTCGTCTCGGTGTCCGCCCGCTCGTCGCTGGAGGGCGGCGAGGGCGACGGCATCTACCGCGCGACGAAGGCGGGGGTCCGCCTGCTGACCGAGACCGTCGCCGAGGAGAACCTCGGGACCGTGCGGGCCAACAGCGTGATGCCGAGCGTCATCGACACGCCGATGAACCGCGAGATGATGCCCGACGCCGACTTCGACGAGTGGGTCGACCCGCGGGACATCGCGGCCGTGATGCTGTTCCTCTGTTCGGACGCCGCGTCGGTCACCAGCGGCGCGGCCGTGCCGGTGTACGGCGAGGCCTGA
- a CDS encoding NADPH:quinone reductase, translating into MRAVRFHEHGGPEVLTVDEVPRPEPGADEVLVEVAAAAVNPVDTYFREGGYEPAELPWVPGSDCAGTVAETGAGVADYEDGDRVFATGLGNWLQGTCAAYAVVPQDHLAHLPDGVDFETGAAVALVGVTAWQTLVDACSLDPAERALVHGGSGGVGHVAVQVADAAGARVTTTASPTYHDRLRDLGADDVLDYRRDDLADAVVEAGRPDAVLDHRLDDYLSFDADVAAESARIGAIGNTDPAATFDDVPACRAKDLTVHHVSMFNTPDFGAVLESLGTLLADGELTAEVAETYRLAEVGDAQRAVLDDSFLGKLVVTP; encoded by the coding sequence ATGCGAGCAGTCAGATTCCACGAGCACGGCGGGCCGGAGGTACTCACGGTCGACGAGGTCCCCCGGCCCGAGCCGGGCGCGGACGAGGTGCTGGTCGAGGTGGCGGCCGCGGCCGTCAACCCCGTGGACACGTACTTCCGCGAGGGCGGCTACGAGCCGGCCGAACTCCCCTGGGTGCCCGGGAGCGACTGCGCGGGCACCGTCGCCGAGACCGGGGCCGGAGTGGCCGACTACGAGGACGGCGACCGCGTGTTCGCCACCGGGCTGGGGAACTGGCTGCAGGGGACCTGCGCGGCGTACGCCGTCGTCCCCCAGGACCACCTCGCACACCTCCCCGACGGCGTCGACTTCGAGACGGGCGCGGCCGTCGCGCTGGTCGGCGTCACGGCGTGGCAGACGCTCGTCGACGCCTGCTCGCTCGACCCCGCCGAGCGGGCGCTGGTCCACGGCGGGAGCGGCGGGGTCGGCCACGTCGCGGTCCAGGTGGCGGACGCCGCCGGCGCGCGCGTGACGACCACCGCCTCGCCGACGTACCACGACCGGCTGCGAGACCTCGGAGCCGACGACGTCCTCGACTACCGGCGGGACGACCTCGCCGACGCCGTGGTCGAGGCTGGCCGTCCCGACGCCGTCCTCGACCACCGCCTGGACGACTACCTCTCGTTCGACGCCGACGTGGCCGCCGAGAGCGCCCGGATCGGGGCCATCGGTAACACGGACCCCGCGGCGACCTTCGACGACGTGCCAGCCTGCCGGGCGAAGGACCTCACCGTCCACCACGTCTCGATGTTCAACACGCCGGACTTCGGGGCCGTGCTGGAGAGCCTGGGGACGCTGCTGGCCGACGGCGAACTCACCGCCGAGGTCGCCGAGACGTACAGGCTCGCCGAGGTCGGGGACGCCCAGCGGGCGGTGCTCGACGACAGCTTCCTCGGGAAGCTGGTCGTCACGCCCTGA